ACGGCCAGCACCGATAGTGCGACCACCTTCACGGATTGCGAAACGCTGACCAGCCTCCATTGCGATAGGCTTGGTGAGGTCAACTTCGATAGAGATGTTGTCACCTGGCATAACCATCTCAACACCTTCTGGAAGCTTGCACACGCCAGTTACGTCCGTGGTACGGAAGTAGAACTGTGGACGGTAGCCATCGAAGAATGGAGTGTGGCGGCCACCTTCGTCCTTAGAAAGAACGTAGATCTCAGCCTTGCCCTTGGTGTGAGGAGTGATCGAACCTGGCTTGGCCAAAACTTGACCACGCTCGATAGCATCCTTGTCGATACCACGGAGAAGGATACCAACGTTGTCGCCAGCCTGACCTTGGTCGAGCATCTTGCGGAACATTTCCACACCAGTAACTGTAGACTTCTGAGTGTCCTTAAGACCAACGATTTCGATTTCTTCGCCAACCTTGATTACACCACGCTCGATACGTCCAGTTGCAACAGTACCACGACCAGTGATCGAGAACACGTCTTCAACAGACATCAAGAAGGGCTTGTCAACTTCACGCTCTGGCTCAGGGATATCGGTGTCGATCGCATCCATTAGTTCTTGGATACATGCCTTACCGAAGTCAGTACCTTCGAGAGCTTGGAGAGCGGAACCACGAACAACAGTTGTGCCGTCGCCATCGAAGTCGTACTTGTCGAGAAGTTCGCGAACTTCCATTTCAACGAGCTCGAGAAGCTCTTCGTCGTCGATGAGGTCACACTTGTTGAGGAATACAACGATCTTAGGTACACCTACCTGACGAGCGAGAAGGATGTGCTCGCGAGTCTGTGGCATAGGTCCATCAGAAGCGGAACATACGAGGATCGCGCCGTCCATCTGAGCCGCACCAGTGATCATGTTCTTTACGAAGTCGGCGTGACCTGGGCAGTCAACGTGAGCGTAGTGACGCTTGTCGGACTCGTACTCAACGTGAGCAACGGAGATTGTTACAACCTTAGTTTCGTCACGAACGGTACCACCCTTGGCGATGTCAGAGTAAGACTTGAGCTCAGCCAAGCCCTTCCCAGCCTGTACAGCCAAGATGGAAGTTGTAAGCGTAGTCTTACCGTGGTCAACGTGTCCAATCGTGCCAACGTTTACGTGTGGTTTCGTTCTTTCGAAGGTTCCTTTAGCCATTTTTGATTCTGAGTTAGGTGTGTATTAAAATTGGTTTCTTGAGAAAAGGTGACCCATCGATGAAACCGATCGACCTCGAAGTGGAGCCCTCGAGCGGATTTGAACCGCCGACCTCGTCCTTACCAAGGACGCGCTCTGCCAACTGAGCTACAAGGGCCTTCCGAGAAGTGGATCTGGAAAAAAAGAAGTGAGAACATGCGCAGGCCGATTTTCCCCGTCAACTACAATATCAACAAAATTCAAAGGCTTTTCACGGTACAATTTCCAGCAGGTAAACCCCGTCCGCAAGCGGCCCGAAGCCCGCTAAATTACCATACA
This genomic interval from Pelagicoccus albus contains the following:
- the tuf gene encoding elongation factor Tu, producing MAKGTFERTKPHVNVGTIGHVDHGKTTLTTSILAVQAGKGLAELKSYSDIAKGGTVRDETKVVTISVAHVEYESDKRHYAHVDCPGHADFVKNMITGAAQMDGAILVCSASDGPMPQTREHILLARQVGVPKIVVFLNKCDLIDDEELLELVEMEVRELLDKYDFDGDGTTVVRGSALQALEGTDFGKACIQELMDAIDTDIPEPEREVDKPFLMSVEDVFSITGRGTVATGRIERGVIKVGEEIEIVGLKDTQKSTVTGVEMFRKMLDQGQAGDNVGILLRGIDKDAIERGQVLAKPGSITPHTKGKAEIYVLSKDEGGRHTPFFDGYRPQFYFRTTDVTGVCKLPEGVEMVMPGDNISIEVDLTKPIAMEAGQRFAIREGGRTIGAGRITAIVE